The Bacteroides sp. region CAAAAAAAATCCTTTTTACTCTTTATTCAGTGGAGGAAGGATGAATTTCGAAATAATAATTATTCAGAATTTTAGTGACCAGTGGCCTGTAGTACAGCCCGAAAAAGCTTTTTCGCTCATGGGTCAGCGGGGCATACCATAAATAATCAAACTTTTCAACATATTTAAGCCTTGAGGTCTTCATTTTTATTGGGTTATCCGAAAAATCGCCTGCAAAATAATAGTAAGGATAGTCGCCTTTGTTTTTTATAACCGCCGGAAACACCCTCGGGATATCCCAATGCCTGAGGATAGAGTCGCCCTTGCTGTTGGTCTCTATCCTGTATTCTGCAAGCACTTCATTTGATTCACCGGCAGAGCAAACATCAAACCAGTATGGATACTTTATCTTTTCGACAACCCCATATTCATCAATCAGTTTCTTGCCTGAATGAATAAATGGCACTTCCATGTCAAGATGAGTTTCATTTTCAAGCACTACAATCATATCATCATTCCTCACAAAAGCAATCCCTGAATTTTTAAATGGCCACTGGTCGTTATTTTGTGCCTTATAATTCCTGACGAGCCACAAAGGAATTTCCTCGTTCCGGGTGGTGTCAAGGGTTTTGAAGAATCGCCCGGTCCAGTTTTTCCAGATCATATCAAACTCTTCTTCGTAAGCTTTTCTGACGTCAAAGGAAGTAGGCGATCCGATGATGTTGAACTCATTGATGATCAGTTTTTTACGGTTTTTCATCATCTTCAGGAAAGCCAGCTCATTGCCGCTCAGGCCTCCATAAATCCACTCCGACCGTTCACCCATCCTGCCCGGTTCCTGCTCAGGTCTGACCTGCGGGTATTCATTATGCCACTCAATCCAATAAATGCCATACAGGTCGGTGTAGAAAGCCATATCGAAAGTATCGGCCATGGCCTCAAGTTCCTCAAAGGTTTTACCATCAATGTCATAGATGGTGTAGGAGCCCTCACCATCCGGAAAAAAGCCATAATAATCCTTTTCAGCCAGGTAAAAGTCCCCGTTTGGCTGCACATACTTTTTGTTCTTCAACACCCAGTTTAAGGACATATGTTCCTGGTAGGTCTGGTTAAGGACGGTTTTATCCAGAATAAAAACCCTGAAAGGTTTTTCATCCGTCAATTGCCACGAAATCCGCATAAAAGCCGGGATACCTATCAATACCCCCAGGATTAAAATCAAAAACAGGATAAAAAGAGTTCTCTTCATGATTTCGGGTTTGTTTATCAGGGAAACTTCCCCTATTGTTTAAGATATCCAAAATTAAGCAATTTCCGGAGAACTTTGGTAAAGGTTAGTCCTCATTCATTAACCTGTTAATTGACTATTTATTGCATCCTCCTGCATGATTCCATTTTTTCCCAAAAGTCCGGCAGGTGACTTGAAGCTATTTTTGTAATCGGGTTTTTCCCTGATTGAATACAAGCAGGACCTGAATGCCTTTCCAAAGACTTTTTGAGAGTTTTCTGATTACTTTCCGACCCATACCACGCTCGGAGTTAATACGGAGTTTATACGGTTTAAACCGTATAAACTCCGTATTAACTCCGTATTAACTATGAACCAGGCAGGAAGGTAATTCCTCCGAATTAGGTTTTAAATTAATGAAAATCAATTATTTAACGCAAAAGTTTAAGGCTGGGATTTGCCTGGAAAAATACCTTTAAAAGCGAGAAAGAATAGGTTTTTCTTTAAAATTTTTCTTGTTTGTTCCAGTAAAGGAAATCCAGCAAAAGGGGATGGAAAAAAAATGACAAAGACGTGGAGGCAATCTTAAATCCGTCGTGCTTTGTAACCGGCCTTCACCAGCACTTCAACGGCTTTGTCGCGAACGTCGCCCTGCAGGATGATCTCACCTTCCTTGGCTGAACCGCCCACGCCGCATTTATTTTTAAGCATTTTGCCCAGGGCTTCCAGGTCAGCCTCGCTGCCCACAAAGCCCATTACCAGGGTTGCAATCTTGCCGGCACGACCCTTTTTGCTGATCTGCGCCTTCAGGTTTTGCTTCTCTGGGGGAAGGGTGGCTGCTTCCGTTTCGGGGAGCTTATAGTTCAGCTCAGGATTGGTTGAATAGACAATATTGTGGAGGGTGTTTTTGTGCTTTTTTGACAT contains the following coding sequences:
- a CDS encoding translation initiation factor, translating into MSKKHKNTLHNIVYSTNPELNYKLPETEAATLPPEKQNLKAQISKKGRAGKIATLVMGFVGSEADLEALGKMLKNKCGVGGSAKEGEIILQGDVRDKAVEVLVKAGYKARRI